The Falco biarmicus isolate bFalBia1 chromosome W, bFalBia1.pri, whole genome shotgun sequence DNA window GCTCATCCTCCCAAGGGACCCGCGTTGTCGGAGGGTGTGGAGAGCAGGTGCAGAGGGAGATGCACCCGCCCCAGGGTTTGGGGCTCTTCTCACCTGATGCGTCTCCAGAGAAATCTAATTCTGTTTATCACAATGGTTTAACTTTAAAATCAAAAGACCAAATAGTATCACATGGATGCGGATGGACTTGTTGCAGCCTGTCTAATTTGGACTAGGCTTTGGCccaaactgaattaaaatgccAAAGTATTCTGAGTGCGATATAAATGCCTAGCTAAGGTACCAGCCATATTTTGACCACTTTCTCCAcgttattctttaaaaaatgtaaaattcagtaaatatgaaaatatgcaaGTGGTGGAATTCAGGATCCACACTGAAGAACTTGCAAGTGACAATGAACCAGAATTCAGAGTGGCTTTCTAGATCCTCCATGGCAATATATGTATGCTGAACTATTCAGAATAACatatataaaagaagaaaaaccttttaaaactaACATTTCTAGTTCTAATCAGGAAGGATCAATAAAATTAAGAGATTTAGGGCATTTAGTGGAAtgctaaaatatgaaaatggCTTAAAACATACTTAGTGGCATAtctataaatgcaaaatatttcaacttCGCTGCTGCATGAATAGCATCCACAGAATTTGATAAATGCTTCTGCACTGCTAAATATGCTTAAACCCTTTGATAAGCAGTGACAAGGGTAACTAAAAAGCATCTTTAtattatggaaaatattttagggtgggttttgttttggttttgggttttttttttagaattctATCTGAAGAatgtttaatttggttttgggCACTTTTTAGACAATCATTTGGCACTTCAAGATTTAGGTTCTTAGGCACAATGCGACAAGGTGAGTTTGGCCAGTCCTTCACCATGCATCCTGTAGAGCAGCTGGaactctgcaggcagctggtgggACTCCTGCCACTTGGTCGTGAACTTTGTTCCCTTCTTATCATAGTAGTGGTATGGGAGGTCCTCTCTCGTGTTGGGGTCTAACCCAAAGGGCCAGAATCCATACAAGTGGATCTCTTCACATATGGCAGAAGCAAGGGTATACATGAGAATACCTGTGCTCAGCCGCTTGGGTGACAAGTGTTTGTTCTTCCAGtatctggaaaaaagaaaagtgtgttAGTCTGGGGTACAAGAAATGCCACAGGTTTgcgggaagaaaaaaagttactgccTGGAGACCATCTGTGCTGACTGCTGATGGCCTGAATAAGGCAAAAACTGCGCTTCAGGTCAACCTGCAATGACCAGGAGTGCAGCACAGCCTTCACAGCACTCAGATCGACAGTCTCTTGTGGTCctcttttgaatgtttttgggttttaacCATGACAGGCAGTGCCTTATCCAGAAAAGTATGCTACACTGGCTCCTGCTCACACGTGCATTTGCTGAAGAGGTGGCAACGTTATCCTCCTTTGATTTATTACAGTTTCCCTTGGACCACCCTGCAGCTGTCTGCTAGCATCCCTATCTGCTAGCTGAGAAGAGCAGGCTCTTCCCTGAGTGGTGCTTTGGTTACACAGCATCTCACTCGGCTCCCCTGTGCTCCTCCTGGCTCTGTGGGAGCAGCAGCGGGGAGCAGAGCCCAGTGACGGACCAAGCCCCGATGCAAACAACCAACCCACCTCTGCTGTGCAGTGTATAAATCTGTAAAGAAATAACTGAGTTACTTACTGAAGCAATAACAAAACTGCATTTGCTCTAAAACAAGCAGTATCAGGTCCTGACTTGCTAGATAGTGCCTACCAGGTCAGGCgtgaatagaaaaataaatagagcTGTATTtgtagagagagagagacagatatatatttttttttttttgacaagttaaatgcaaagcaaaaatacacacCTGTTAACATGCTGCATTATATTTCCTGGCCAAGCCAACTGGACCTTTAGTTGCCCTCTGTGCTCAACAAAGAAGTCAACCAGTGTTCTCGTGACTGTTGCTGAtgtgtggaagaaaaaagcGGGGATCCAAAGAATGGCCCCATCAAGCTTTTTCAGACTTAAGAAGAAGTTGTTGCGATCCTGAATGGTCAAAAGATTGTTGTAATACTTTTCCAGGATGCTGGGGTTGAAGGTTGTAAGGTTGGTTTTCCTTCCAACATCTTTTTGGAAAGCCTCGGTTGGAGCGAAATTGCAACGGAAAACAAAATCGGATTTATCTATCTCTTGCCCACACTGACTCCCGGTCAGGATCCCACTGTTTCCAACCACGGCGCAAATGTTGTAGTGCTTGTTCAGGATTGGTGACACGTCGGGAAGCAGCAATCTGAAGTTATTGCTGATAGAGAAAACATACTTGTGGCTGGAGTAATCGTAATGCATCAGCTGTCCAATCCGAACACTATTCTTGgtcaaagaaaaattttttaTGACGTCGACATGCTGAAGGATTTCTTGcctaaaacaaaagagaaaaagaaaagaaaacatggtaTTACATTTCCCCTCTTTCCGCAGTGGAgagattttctttccagctaGACTtacattcctctttttttttttttttttaaatgtagtaaAGCAGCTTCCTGAGCAGTGTGGAGAAAGggcttttaaattaatatagaTAGGAATTACGGAGCTGGCTTCTCAGCTAGAGCTCCGCTTGGCTTTACTGGGTGGTCCTGACTGGCACCAGCTAAGGATGTGTCCGCATCTCTTGGGGTAGGGTCAGGATTAAAACATTGGGTTTGCTGTGTAAGCCCGAGGTGTGCAGGTCATAGTACACCCCTGCCATGGTCCCCACGCTGAGGGCTGGCGTGCAGCATGGCTCCACGTGCGCTGGGATAAGGGGCCAGGTGGGTCGGTTTGCTGCTGGGGCTTCCCACATGCGTTTCACTCCTGGTACGGCACCGCGGATCTTTGGTAATGATGGCACCGTGTTTGCTACGAGCTATGTGGAGCAAAACCAAGCGGTCCAGGATGTTCAGCTGAATTAACAGgagctgatttttaaatgcatgtaaTTTTTGTGCTCTCATTAAGAAGCTCTGAATCACAAAATCAACTGACAGTCACTGTCTCCATTTATGTAAATACAATTCCTTAATGTCTTATTTGGCATTTTTACAAGGGTTATTAGGGAtacttaaaaaccaaacaaaaccaaccctgCTCAGGAATTTCCCTAGCAGGGCATAAAATTAGAAACTAAATACCATTTTATTTGGTCGTGtttatggaaaacaaacaacctTTCTTCCAGCTCGCATCCTCCAATGTCTAAGCATTAATGGAGTCCCACTGGGTGCCCTAATTATAGGTTATGGCTAACAGACAAGCACAAAGCCAGATCCTGAGGCATTAGCTAAAATTGTCAGAGGGGTGGCACAGAGACAGACTGATGAAGGATGAGCTGGTAGTGCCAGGAAGGAAGCAATACTGTCCCACCAGCCTGGGAGGTCCTGGGGAAAATATGGGGCAGGTGAAGTGCCACCTCCCCTCAGTGGTCCTCAGCTCCACAGGGGCAGCAAAATAGGCAGTGCTTGTTGGCACTAGGCCATTACTcatcctgctgtgctggggagtgACCAGAAGGGAGGAGAGAAGCCCGAGCCCTACCTGCCAGCACCAAGGGGTGTCACAGCCCCATCCTGActctgctggctgcctggcagcagagTGGAGGGGCCAGGGGTCCTGCCTCTCAAGTGGGATATGTGAGCTGGGTCACAAGGTGGTCTCTAAGACAGCAGGCGTTTGGCAGGACAAGATTATAGTCCAAGGTGGTAGTAGCTGTCTTAAATGactaaatgcttttattttgttatagACACTTAGACACtgctgatatatatatatatatatcagtaaatatgtatataaagtgtatttttatatacatatatatatataaagtgtataaagtatatatttacttatatatatattagtaaagcaaataaataaaagaggcTGGCCAGAGCCACCAACTTCACATCACAGtgagaaaactgaaagcacATTTTACTTCCCATCAAGTACAGAGCAGCTTTGGGAAAGCTGAAGTAACCGAGAAACCCTTTCCATTGCACGAGGCAGGAAAGTCAGTGCAACCTGCGGGCAGGAGGCAGAAGGTGGTGCACAAAGAGGGTGTCTCCGGTGGATCTGAGCTTGAGGGCCCCCATCTGAGCCCCTGTCTCTGCCTGCCCCCTcagctggagcagtgctggAAGGCAGAGCAACACTGCACtggctcagagctgctgttaGCTGGGACGTTGAGCTGGGCATGCTTTAGCCACCATGAACATGGCATTGCATGGCTGTTACAGTTCGATTGGTCTCAAGTTTTAAAAACCTGGCTATTTATCTTGAAGTAACAATGATTTCACTTGCGCACTGGGAAACTGGGTCACATTCTGTTCGGTGAAATACTGCGTTTTGCAGCCTGGTGTCCTGCTCTCAGTTCTTCCAAGACAGCAGTAACCATCTGGGGAAATGCTCGCATGCAGCCTTTGTCTCTCACCGCTGGCAAACTACCCAGAGCTCAGAGTATTTAGCAGTAGAtgactgtattttcttaaaacccTGGGGGGAAGGGGACAACCTCGGGGAGGGTGAGCAGGGGACATGTGGGCACGGTGCCTGGCTGCATGCTCACCTCTGATGTGCGAAGGCAGTGCGGTTGAAGGCCCACTTGGAGGGCTTCTCCTGCAGCTCGTGGCTCATGGAGCTCGTGATGGGAACGAACGAGGGGTCCAGGAACTTCAGCGCGAACTGGGACCTGCAGAGGAGCGCACGGACCCACGCAGCCACACACAGACGCGCAGCCCGTTACCAGCCGtgcccgggccgcccccgcggcggccgccaTCAGCACCGCGGAcagcgcccgccgcgccgctccccgccggcggGGCTGCGCCGGGATCCACCGCGATctgccgggccgggctgggccgggctgcaCCGGGATCTACCGGCCCcctgccgggccgggccgggctgtacCGGGATCTACTGGGCTGTACCGGCCCGGGCCGGCCCGGGCTGTaccgggccctgcccggccgGGTCGGGCTGTACCGGGATCTACCAGGATGtaccgggccgggccgggccgggccgtgcaGGGCTGTACCGGGCCAGCCgcgccgggctgggccgggctgtaccgggctgtgctgggccaggCCGTGCCGGCCAGGGTGGTGTCGGGCTGCTCCCACCTTGCAGCACCCCCGGCGGGCGCTGCGGTCCCCGCTGACCCTCCTCTCCCGCAAGCCCCGGGGCGCGGAGCACGGCCGGCGCGGGGGGAGCCGCATCCCCGCTGCGGGGCCTTCCCGGGGCCGCCCGCTGAGCCGAGGATCTCCGGGGGGACAGAGCgagggaggcggggggcggcagggaagggaggggatgAGATGgggtgaggtgaggtgaggtgggaagggctgacccccggccccggctcgCGCCGCGCCCTCACCTGAATCCTGCGTGGAACATGTACATGCGGAGCCCCCCCGGGCCGGCGGCGCGAGGCGCGCCGAAGATGTTGTCCTTCTTCAGCGAGACGTAGCTGATGAGAGAGAGGATGAGCAGCGCGATGCTCAGCATCACCAGCCCCAGCACGCTGGCCACCCGCACCATCTTGCAGCTCCTCATGCTGGGAGGCGGCCCCGCGGCTGGGCGTGTGCGGGGGGGCTGCCGCGGAGCTACATggagcggggcgcgggggcggcgggcgcggagcggcggcggggacggggacggggcCGATGCCGGCGGCAGCCGGAGAGAAAATGGAGGGAGCGAGCGGCGGCGCGAGGAAATGGCAGCCGGgagcggccgccccggccccggcagcACCGGCAGCGCCGCCGAGTCCCCCggcctgccccccgccccggcaaCCGAGCCCCTCGGCAGCCCCGCTCTGCCCCGGACAGCCCCTatgccagcccagcagccccggTACCACACTGACAGCCCCTGTGCCCACCGGCAGCCCCCATGTGCCCACCAACAGCTCCCGTGTGCCCCATCGGCAGCCTCTGTGCTCACCAACAGTCCCCCTGGTGTGCCCCTCAACAGCCGGTGTGCCCCCTGACAGCCCCAGTGCACCCCAGAGAgcccctgtgccagcccagTGGCCCCAGTAACCCCATCACAGCCTCCATGTGACCCCCGACAGCCCCCGTGTGCCCACCAACAGCCCCGGTGTGCCCCAAGTTTCCTCTGCAACAGCCCAGGTGGTGTcctccccagcagtgcccagtcCACAACCTGGCATCCCAAGGGTGCCCACCGTGACATCCCTGGAGTGCTTCTGACAACCCTGGAGTGTCCTTCCCACCACCTTGGGGTACCCTGCAGTGACTCCCCAAAAGACTGAGGGTGGCCCGGCCTGACAGCCACAGTGACCCCCTGAGAGCCCACATGCCTCAGTGACCCCCTGAGCCCTGGGGATGCATGTGGGGGCTGAGCATGGCTGTAAGCTGCAGGCAGTCTGGGCTGCTCCGCACCCTGTGCCTTTGCTGGGGGACCAGCATCTGGGTGGGGGCACAacacccccctgctccccagcacggGGCCATGGCACTTCCCTGTGACACTATGGATCCCCGTATGGCACATACAGCACTGCGGGAGCCCACACCACAGCCTGCACCTGGGCAATGCAGAACCCGATGCCAGGTCAGAAGCCCCCTTGCTCTTTAGGAGCCTGGTGTTCAGGGCATGCTCCCACCTAAAAGAACCCTAGCAGTAATTAAACTGCCCCATAAATTGCACAGAAAATTTCATGTGAACTCCAAGAGATCCTGATGCCTGTAATCTGAGGAATGTCTCTTATGAACATGACTGCTGCACGCTGCAATACTTTCAGTGTTTCTTCaagctagggttttttttccttataaagcTTGCCCCCATAGACAGCTCTGCCTCTAAGCCCTGAGTTCATGCAAGTGccttataaataataaatactgtCTTTGTAGCATCATCCTTGCTCTGGGCTATATCCTACAAGCTCTCCATGCATGAAGCTCTCTTTGAAGAGGAGGAACATGAGGAGCTTGCAGGGCTGGGTTTTACGTCACAGCGTGGTTCTTCAGCCTTCAGTGGGAGTTTGGCCTGAGTACGGCCTGGAGGTCCATATCCCAGTCCTGCAGGATGCCTGTGGCTTTGGCGGGGAGAGAAAAGGATGGGAATGTAGGAAATAACACTGTTTTGATATAGGAAATGGGGTTTTTACATGACTCTTCACATGGTTTCTGTTGTCTTCTACCCAGCGCATGGTGTCCTCAGCTTCAACACGTCCACCCAGGCAGCCCAGGATATACTCTCCACAAATTTTTGCCTTTAGATACTTTG harbors:
- the ST8SIA3 gene encoding sia-alpha-2,3-Gal-beta-1,4-GlcNAc-R:alpha 2,8-sialyltransferase → MRSCKMVRVASVLGLVMLSIALLILSLISYVSLKKDNIFGAPRAAGPGGLRMYMFHAGFRSQFALKFLDPSFVPITSSMSHELQEKPSKWAFNRTAFAHQRQEILQHVDVIKNFSLTKNSVRIGQLMHYDYSSHKYVFSISNNFRLLLPDVSPILNKHYNICAVVGNSGILTGSQCGQEIDKSDFVFRCNFAPTEAFQKDVGRKTNLTTFNPSILEKYYNNLLTIQDRNNFFLSLKKLDGAILWIPAFFFHTSATVTRTLVDFFVEHRGQLKVQLAWPGNIMQHVNRYWKNKHLSPKRLSTGILMYTLASAICEEIHLYGFWPFGLDPNTREDLPYHYYDKKGTKFTTKWQESHQLPAEFQLLYRMHGEGLAKLTLSHCA